Proteins from a single region of Catenulispora acidiphila DSM 44928:
- a CDS encoding NUDIX hydrolase produces the protein MPIPEFIVAIRTKIGHDLLWLPGVTGLVVDDEQRVLLVRRADTLEWTLVSGCLDPGEQPAAGIVREIDEETGVTARAERVLAVDATGQFTHPNGDETVFMDVVFVCTPTGGSARVNDDESVDVGWFPIADLPELPARHQAYVKRYLDGGEAAWFAQA, from the coding sequence ATGCCGATTCCCGAGTTCATCGTCGCGATCCGCACGAAGATCGGCCACGACCTCCTGTGGCTCCCCGGGGTCACCGGCCTCGTGGTCGACGACGAGCAGCGGGTGCTCCTGGTCCGGCGCGCCGACACCCTCGAGTGGACCCTCGTCTCGGGCTGCCTGGACCCGGGCGAGCAGCCCGCGGCGGGCATCGTGCGCGAGATCGACGAGGAGACCGGCGTGACGGCGCGCGCCGAACGCGTGCTGGCGGTGGACGCCACAGGGCAGTTCACGCACCCCAACGGCGACGAGACGGTGTTCATGGACGTGGTCTTCGTCTGCACCCCGACCGGCGGCTCCGCACGGGTCAACGACGACGAGTCGGTCGACGTGGGATGGTTCCCGATCGCGGACCTGCCCGAGCTGCCGGCGCGGCATCAGGCCTATGTGAAGCGCTATCTCGACGGCGGGGAAGCTGCGTGGTTCGCGCAGGCGTGA